A single window of Magnetococcales bacterium DNA harbors:
- a CDS encoding murein transglycosylase A, producing MRRTGLFKVVALLLALLLLAVVWRLVVRKTDQGEVIQGNLRSIAWGDVQKFLQNPGDLHLWADALEASAAYYDKQPPGELYKFGAQVAIPAAAMAKGCRDLAAQARKGSPNDLFRHLAAHYRIHASVGRDGQGDVLVTGYYEPLLTGSLQRSEKFRFPLYRRPEDLLDVDLGAWFDDLKGRRLVARMDNSHLQPYFDRTEIDQGGRLANRGLELAWVEDSIALFFLQIQGSGRILLPDGSQMRVGYDGANGRPYRAIGGYMLKEGMLQKSNVSLQSIRAWLQAHPEQMNQVLQQNPSYVFFRPQEGGPFGNIQVPLTPGYSIATDHREFPKGAPALLVSRWPRFAHKTGEEIAAWEPIQRLVVNQDTGGAIRGPGRVDWFMGFGPEAERVAGVMKPDQAALYFIVPKLEP from the coding sequence TTGCGCCGCACCGGGTTGTTCAAGGTCGTTGCTCTCCTGCTGGCCCTCCTCCTGCTCGCCGTGGTGTGGCGCCTTGTCGTCCGAAAAACGGACCAGGGGGAGGTGATCCAGGGGAATCTGCGGTCGATTGCCTGGGGAGATGTGCAAAAATTTCTGCAAAATCCTGGCGATTTGCACCTCTGGGCCGACGCCCTGGAGGCCAGCGCTGCCTATTACGACAAACAGCCCCCTGGCGAACTTTACAAGTTTGGCGCACAAGTCGCCATTCCGGCGGCAGCCATGGCCAAGGGGTGTCGGGATTTGGCGGCCCAGGCCCGAAAAGGGTCGCCAAATGACCTCTTCCGCCATCTGGCAGCACACTACCGGATCCATGCCTCCGTGGGACGGGATGGCCAAGGGGATGTCCTGGTCACCGGTTACTACGAACCTTTATTGACCGGATCTTTGCAACGATCTGAAAAGTTTCGCTTTCCCCTCTACCGGCGGCCAGAGGATCTTCTGGATGTGGATTTGGGGGCCTGGTTCGATGACCTGAAGGGGCGTCGGCTGGTGGCCCGCATGGACAACAGCCATCTGCAACCCTATTTCGACCGCACCGAAATTGACCAGGGCGGTCGATTGGCCAACCGAGGTTTGGAACTGGCCTGGGTGGAAGATTCAATCGCCCTTTTTTTTCTGCAAATACAAGGTTCAGGGCGCATTCTCCTCCCGGATGGATCCCAGATGCGCGTAGGCTATGACGGCGCCAATGGCCGGCCCTACCGGGCCATCGGCGGCTATATGCTCAAAGAAGGCATGTTGCAAAAATCCAATGTCTCTCTGCAATCCATCCGCGCCTGGTTGCAGGCGCATCCAGAGCAGATGAATCAGGTGCTGCAACAAAATCCTTCCTATGTCTTTTTCCGCCCCCAGGAGGGCGGTCCTTTCGGTAACATTCAGGTTCCCCTGACGCCAGGCTACTCCATCGCCACGGACCACCGGGAATTTCCCAAGGGGGCGCCCGCCCTGCTGGTCAGCCGCTGGCCCCGGTTTGCCCACAAGACAGGCGAGGAGATTGCCGCCTGGGAACCCATCCAACGTTTGGTGGTCAATCAGGATACCGGTGGTGCTATCCGCGGTCCCGGGCGGGTGGATTGGTTTATGGGCTTTGGACCCGAGGCCGAACGGGTGGCCGGTGTCATGAAACCGGATCAGGCCGCTCTCTATTTTATCGTGCCGAAGCTGGAGCCTTGA
- a CDS encoding transcriptional repressor, translating into MSVNQRLEWLARHLSHAGHRVTHQRLEVFREVIQTDEHPDAEMVFQGVQKRVPSISRNTVYQTLQFLVDQGCIAPFGRHHASHRYDRNMERHQHLVCIQCGKVTDVAQQDPSISPGHGDPEDWGRVDSVHVEWRGVCRHCLTNEAH; encoded by the coding sequence ATGTCCGTTAACCAGCGCCTGGAGTGGCTCGCGAGACACCTGAGCCACGCTGGTCACAGGGTCACCCACCAACGTCTTGAGGTGTTCCGTGAGGTCATTCAGACCGATGAGCATCCCGATGCTGAGATGGTTTTTCAGGGGGTCCAGAAGCGGGTTCCCTCCATCTCCCGCAACACCGTCTATCAAACGCTGCAATTTTTGGTGGATCAGGGGTGCATCGCCCCATTCGGACGCCATCATGCCAGCCATCGTTATGACCGCAACATGGAGCGCCATCAACATCTTGTTTGTATCCAGTGTGGAAAAGTGACGGATGTTGCGCAACAGGATCCGTCCATTTCCCCCGGGCATGGGGATCCGGAGGATTGGGGACGGGTGGATTCGGTCCATGTGGAATGGAGGGGCGTTTGTCGTCATTGTCTGACGAACGAGGCGCACTAA